In the Kribbella sp. NBC_00482 genome, one interval contains:
- the eccCa gene encoding type VII secretion protein EccCa: protein MSTLVHRPARSTRHLGEQPPKVIEAPPTLGQAGGGGGPMQALLPITGVLGSVGMMAVTRSTLFMVVGAAMLVATLAGVLGSAMSQRGRAGRDRRKQRERYLDYLERLRDEFAKTERTVRSEAGLLDPPSDALVDCARDPARLWERRRTDSDFLKVRCGTGRIPVGPATVVQNPGATMDPPDPFMMAEAQAVVRRFALMPEMPLTVPMDQVGNVSIVGDRDGVVNVARSLLLQLAVFHAPEDVELAACYPPAAMKDWQWLSWLPHVLDPERQDGPHPFRRIAPSPVELAGLIANDLSERTKWASEARRGSMGQQDSRRLTQRLLVLHDTYGQVSAEVRAQGEGQDTPALGLTVLHLVADRTQEPSNVAVRISVQGDEVVVEDLRSAQPLVATGQPDRTTAAVAEGLARRLAPLRLSKESAEEDAYTSDVDVMGMLGIDDPGRLDRARMWSARGERNFLRVPIGLDQAGAPVMLDLKESAQLGMGPHGLCVGATGSGKSELLRTLVLGLLATHSPEDLAMVLIDYKGGATFAPFDGVPHVAGIITNLVDDPTMTERAYASLAGEVQRRQRVLRDAGNIANITDYRLLRQQRPELDPLPHLFVIIDEFGELLTVRPDFIDLFLSIGRIGRSIGVHLLLSSQRIESGQLRGLETYLSYRLGLRTFSEDESRSVLDTTDAFHLPPLPGFGYLKVDVSVYQRFKAAYVSGPYTGRINREPEKPGPVVRPYLLTPYQQDLGGLAAAADDEDGATERTTGPTVLDMFVGQVKPAARKVSQIWLPPLPVACTLDQLAGDPRPGPRGLQFPAGSPQLAPPIGVLDDPRRQRQEVMRLDLTAAGGHCALIGGPQSGKTTTIRTIVTALAHSHTPAEVAIYGLDLAGGGLQPLRDLPHVGGIAIRTDRNRLRRTLEEIRGMIDHRERVFRDRGIDTMETLRELHGAGEVPELPCADIVLLVDNFGAIRTQFDEIDEPIADILQRGSGYGVHVVAGMLRWNDVRMQLQSLFGTVLELRLNDPSDSMIDTRLQGTMRSARPGRLLTPQGKLFAQVALPRVDGRVDDDRLSQVLESQSVAIRSAWSGALAPQVRVLPFQVGRRALPSSVTEPERVPIGLDEAGLAPVLLDLSGDDGNLVAFGDNECGKTNLLRLVMQQLADRYAASSELVFGVMDPRRSLTDVVKSLPEDYIGGHATNIRQAGGLAGAIAEELERRMPDDSGTPDNTGPRIVVVVDDYDLLTTGGQSPLEPLLPYVASGRDLNLHFVVVRRASGASRSMYEPFLQAVLESGCAGLVMAGDRGEGQIFTGARPGSYPPGRGLFVRRGDSPVLIQTALADGNGQLGGSQ, encoded by the coding sequence GTGTCTACCCTCGTGCACCGCCCGGCGCGGAGCACCCGGCATCTCGGCGAGCAGCCGCCGAAGGTGATCGAGGCGCCGCCGACGCTCGGCCAGGCCGGCGGCGGTGGCGGGCCGATGCAGGCGCTGCTGCCGATCACCGGCGTACTCGGCTCGGTCGGCATGATGGCGGTGACGCGGAGCACCCTGTTCATGGTGGTGGGCGCGGCGATGCTGGTGGCCACGCTCGCCGGCGTACTCGGGTCGGCGATGTCGCAACGCGGTCGCGCCGGCCGGGACCGGCGCAAGCAGCGCGAGCGGTACCTCGATTATCTGGAGCGCCTGCGCGACGAGTTCGCCAAGACCGAGCGGACAGTACGTTCGGAGGCCGGTCTCCTGGACCCGCCGAGCGACGCCCTGGTCGACTGCGCGCGCGACCCGGCGCGGCTGTGGGAACGCCGACGTACCGACTCGGATTTCCTCAAGGTCCGCTGCGGCACCGGCCGCATCCCGGTCGGTCCGGCGACCGTGGTGCAGAACCCCGGCGCCACCATGGATCCGCCTGATCCGTTCATGATGGCGGAAGCGCAGGCCGTCGTACGCCGGTTTGCGCTGATGCCGGAGATGCCCCTCACCGTGCCGATGGACCAGGTCGGCAACGTCAGCATCGTCGGCGATCGTGACGGCGTGGTGAACGTGGCCCGGTCGCTGTTGCTGCAGTTGGCGGTGTTCCACGCGCCGGAGGACGTCGAGTTGGCGGCGTGTTACCCGCCCGCCGCGATGAAGGACTGGCAGTGGCTGAGCTGGTTGCCGCACGTGCTGGACCCGGAACGCCAGGACGGTCCGCACCCGTTCCGCAGGATCGCGCCGTCGCCGGTCGAGCTGGCCGGCCTGATCGCGAACGATCTGTCGGAGCGGACGAAATGGGCCAGCGAGGCTCGGCGTGGATCCATGGGGCAGCAGGACAGCCGCCGGCTGACGCAGCGGCTCCTGGTGCTCCACGACACGTACGGGCAGGTCAGTGCCGAGGTCCGCGCACAGGGCGAGGGACAAGACACTCCAGCGCTCGGTCTGACTGTTCTGCACCTGGTCGCCGACCGGACCCAGGAACCCAGCAACGTCGCGGTCCGGATCTCGGTACAAGGCGACGAGGTGGTGGTCGAGGACCTCAGGAGCGCCCAGCCACTGGTGGCCACCGGTCAACCCGACCGCACCACCGCTGCCGTCGCCGAAGGCCTCGCCCGGAGGCTGGCGCCGCTGCGGCTGTCGAAGGAGTCCGCCGAAGAGGATGCGTACACGTCCGACGTCGACGTGATGGGCATGCTCGGCATCGACGACCCGGGTCGGCTCGACCGGGCGAGGATGTGGTCCGCCCGCGGCGAGCGGAACTTCCTGCGGGTTCCGATCGGTCTCGACCAGGCCGGCGCCCCAGTGATGCTGGATCTGAAGGAGTCTGCCCAGCTCGGGATGGGGCCGCACGGCCTGTGCGTCGGCGCCACCGGGTCGGGCAAGTCGGAACTGCTGCGCACGCTGGTGCTCGGGCTGCTCGCCACGCACAGCCCGGAGGACCTGGCGATGGTTCTGATCGACTACAAGGGCGGCGCGACCTTCGCCCCGTTCGACGGCGTACCGCATGTCGCCGGGATCATCACCAACCTGGTCGACGACCCGACCATGACCGAACGGGCGTACGCGAGCCTGGCCGGTGAGGTCCAGCGCCGGCAGCGGGTACTGCGGGATGCCGGGAACATCGCGAACATCACCGACTACCGGCTGCTCCGCCAGCAGCGGCCCGAACTGGATCCGTTGCCGCACCTGTTCGTGATCATCGACGAGTTCGGCGAACTGCTCACCGTACGGCCCGACTTCATCGACCTGTTCTTGTCGATCGGCCGGATCGGTCGGTCGATCGGCGTACATCTGCTGCTGTCCAGCCAGCGGATCGAGAGCGGTCAGCTGCGCGGGCTCGAGACCTACTTGTCGTACCGGCTGGGGCTGCGGACGTTCTCCGAGGACGAGAGCCGCTCGGTGCTGGACACCACCGACGCCTTCCATCTGCCGCCGTTGCCGGGCTTCGGCTATCTCAAGGTGGACGTCTCGGTGTACCAGCGGTTCAAGGCGGCGTACGTCTCCGGCCCGTATACAGGTCGGATCAACCGCGAGCCGGAGAAACCAGGCCCGGTGGTCCGGCCGTACCTGCTGACGCCGTACCAGCAAGACCTCGGTGGACTCGCGGCCGCAGCCGACGACGAAGACGGTGCCACCGAGCGCACAACCGGCCCGACCGTGCTCGACATGTTCGTCGGCCAGGTCAAACCGGCCGCCAGGAAGGTGAGCCAGATCTGGCTGCCGCCGCTGCCCGTCGCCTGCACGCTGGACCAGCTCGCGGGCGATCCACGGCCAGGTCCGCGAGGACTCCAGTTCCCGGCCGGGTCGCCGCAGCTGGCGCCGCCGATCGGAGTGCTCGACGACCCCCGCAGGCAACGGCAGGAAGTGATGCGGCTCGACCTGACCGCGGCCGGCGGGCACTGTGCACTGATCGGCGGTCCGCAGTCCGGCAAGACCACCACGATCCGGACGATCGTGACCGCGCTCGCCCACAGCCACACCCCTGCCGAGGTAGCGATCTACGGCCTCGACCTGGCCGGCGGCGGACTGCAGCCGCTGCGCGATCTGCCGCACGTCGGCGGGATCGCGATCCGCACCGACCGGAACCGGCTGCGGCGGACGCTGGAGGAGATCCGGGGGATGATCGACCACCGCGAACGCGTTTTCCGCGACCGCGGGATCGACACCATGGAGACCCTGCGCGAACTCCACGGCGCGGGCGAGGTCCCCGAGTTGCCCTGCGCGGACATCGTGCTGCTGGTCGACAACTTCGGCGCGATCCGGACGCAGTTCGACGAGATCGACGAGCCGATCGCGGACATCCTGCAGCGCGGCAGCGGGTACGGCGTACATGTCGTGGCGGGGATGCTGCGCTGGAACGACGTACGGATGCAACTGCAGTCACTGTTCGGCACAGTGCTCGAGCTGAGGTTGAACGATCCGTCCGACTCCATGATCGACACGCGTCTGCAGGGAACGATGCGCAGCGCCCGGCCCGGCCGGCTGCTCACCCCGCAGGGCAAGCTGTTCGCTCAAGTCGCGCTGCCGCGGGTCGACGGCCGGGTCGACGACGATCGCCTCAGCCAGGTGCTCGAGTCGCAGTCGGTCGCGATCAGGTCTGCCTGGAGCGGCGCGCTCGCCCCGCAGGTCAGGGTGCTGCCGTTCCAGGTCGGACGTCGGGCGCTGCCGAGCTCGGTGACGGAGCCGGAGCGGGTGCCCATCGGGCTGGACGAGGCCGGTCTCGCGCCGGTGCTGCTCGACCTGTCCGGTGACGACGGCAACTTGGTTGCCTTTGGCGACAACGAGTGCGGCAAGACGAACCTGCTCCGGCTGGTCATGCAACAGCTCGCCGACCGGTACGCCGCGTCCTCGGAGCTCGTGTTCGGGGTGATGGATCCCAGACGCTCCCTGACCGACGTGGTGAAGTCGTTGCCCGAGGACTACATCGGCGGCCACGCGACGAACATCCGGCAAGCCGGCGGGCTGGCGGGCGCGATCGCCGAGGAGCTGGAGCGGCGCATGCCCGACGACTCCGGCACGCCGGACAACACCGGACCACGGATCGTCGTCGTGGTCGACGACTACGACCTGCTCACCACCGGCGGTCAGTCGCCGCTGGAACCGTTGCTGCCGTACGTCGCGTCCGGTCGCGATCTGAATCTGCATTTCGTCGTCGTACGACGGGCCTCGGGCGCGTCCCGCTCGATGTACGAACCCTTCCTGCAGGCCGTGCTCGAGTCCGGTTGCGCCGGACTGGTGATGGCGGGCGATCGGGGCGAAGGCCAGATCTTCACCGGCGCCCGGCCGGGCAGCTACCCGCCCGGACGGGGACTGTTCGTGCGGCGCGGGGACAGCCCGGTGTTGATCCAAACAGCGCTTGCTGACGGCAACGGCCAACTAGGAGGTTCTCAATGA
- a CDS encoding sulfite exporter TauE/SafE family protein has translation MSGTAGLLLGGVVLLGAFVQWLTGMGFALVAVPALVMVLGPTDGVSFANCAAGVVCVLGLSRGWRQVRLKAMVPLVIAAACTAPLGAWFSRVLPEPVLLVVMGGLVTVTAALLMSGLRVRALRGLAGALTAGAAGGFMNTAGGLGGPPVSLYAVNANWTIREFVPNALFYGTIVNIFSLVTRGVPPLAGDEWLVAAAGLLLGAGLGALLSGRIPDRVARSMVLTLAITGGIVTTIKGLLTA, from the coding sequence GTGAGTGGTACTGCGGGACTGCTCCTTGGCGGGGTCGTCCTGCTCGGGGCCTTCGTCCAATGGCTCACGGGCATGGGGTTCGCGTTGGTCGCGGTGCCTGCGCTCGTGATGGTGCTCGGGCCGACGGACGGCGTCTCGTTCGCGAACTGCGCGGCCGGTGTCGTCTGTGTCCTGGGCCTGTCCCGCGGGTGGCGCCAGGTGCGCTTGAAGGCGATGGTCCCGCTGGTGATCGCCGCCGCATGTACGGCGCCGCTCGGCGCCTGGTTCTCCCGAGTCCTGCCCGAGCCGGTGCTTCTGGTGGTGATGGGTGGACTGGTGACAGTGACCGCGGCCCTGCTGATGAGCGGTCTGCGCGTGCGAGCCCTGAGAGGACTCGCCGGCGCGCTGACCGCGGGTGCGGCCGGCGGGTTCATGAACACGGCCGGCGGCCTCGGCGGACCCCCGGTGTCGCTGTACGCCGTCAACGCGAACTGGACGATCCGCGAGTTCGTGCCGAACGCCCTGTTCTACGGCACGATCGTCAACATCTTCTCCCTCGTCACCCGCGGCGTACCCCCACTCGCGGGTGACGAATGGCTCGTGGCGGCCGCCGGACTGCTGCTCGGCGCCGGACTGGGCGCCCTCCTGTCCGGGCGGATCCCGGACCGCGTAGCCCGATCGATGGTCCTGACGCTGGCCATCACCGGCGGCATCGTCACCACAATCAAGGGCTTGCTGACGGCCTAG
- a CDS encoding YrhB domain-containing protein: protein MERSEARAVAAAFLESVESPGELLRLATDDEHVADVGWAWVFAWSTREWFDTGEGRPPVGAGPIVVVKSTRDSWMLGSATPYDEQLEGYAVEHGLQHVDPAAELAAWLTVQSASPDPVTAADLATWRRRGVRGWWLFEMPGFTDTMFLVGDGVYEFHPSRTSVDEALAAAGGTG, encoded by the coding sequence ATGGAGCGGAGTGAAGCGCGTGCAGTCGCAGCCGCGTTCCTGGAGAGCGTGGAGTCGCCGGGCGAACTGTTGCGATTGGCAACCGATGACGAGCACGTGGCGGATGTCGGCTGGGCATGGGTCTTCGCCTGGTCGACGAGAGAGTGGTTCGACACCGGTGAGGGACGGCCGCCCGTCGGCGCGGGTCCGATCGTGGTGGTGAAGTCGACTCGCGACAGCTGGATGCTCGGCAGCGCGACGCCGTACGACGAGCAACTAGAAGGTTACGCGGTTGAACACGGTCTGCAGCATGTCGATCCCGCGGCCGAGCTCGCCGCCTGGTTGACCGTGCAGTCGGCGTCACCGGACCCGGTGACGGCGGCCGACCTGGCGACCTGGCGGCGTCGCGGGGTCCGGGGCTGGTGGCTGTTCGAGATGCCTGGGTTCACCGACACGATGTTCCTGGTCGGCGATGGGGTGTACGAGTTCCACCCGAGCCGGACGTCTGTCGACGAGGCGCTGGCTGCGGCCGGCGGGACGGGGTGA
- a CDS encoding DUF6177 family protein — protein sequence MPNALDYSPGLDLITDEVAVMMQDRPVVGLSAWLLDAVAAAEREGRGVQLVTPAGVRLSYPARTRLFSGRNTRWVVQSDEAYDGLTGVKLSWDGKKFAPVTGADGRGELAAAWMTDPQKLDVRANLQVLARVRYPALDSTIVGRATELLFTELTGAPPIGWGTEEPLNRPWNAEASASLTAYCHRRSPRPSLLTVVGAQTDGVLPATGSAVINSRPAGIEETVMLAVAQPGLEPPDADTVRDVIGRLAEEVELVTVLVSAAGAAADTTSYPHFTGFPGPIGLAIGPQEARIGASTKSVPIGPASRPAAWYGLGDGTRLPDWERLGDLLRSAISGTNREG from the coding sequence ATGCCTAACGCACTTGACTACAGCCCCGGCCTGGATCTGATCACCGACGAAGTAGCGGTGATGATGCAGGACCGTCCGGTGGTCGGTCTGTCCGCCTGGTTGCTCGATGCGGTGGCCGCCGCCGAGCGCGAGGGCCGCGGCGTCCAGCTGGTGACCCCGGCCGGCGTCAGGCTCAGCTACCCGGCACGGACCCGCCTGTTCTCGGGCCGGAACACCCGCTGGGTCGTGCAGTCCGACGAGGCGTACGACGGACTTACCGGTGTGAAACTCAGCTGGGACGGGAAGAAGTTCGCCCCGGTCACTGGAGCCGATGGTCGCGGGGAGTTGGCCGCCGCGTGGATGACCGATCCTCAGAAGCTCGACGTCCGGGCCAACCTTCAGGTCCTGGCGCGCGTGCGCTATCCGGCGTTGGACAGCACGATCGTTGGCCGCGCCACCGAGTTGCTGTTCACCGAGCTGACCGGTGCGCCGCCGATCGGCTGGGGCACCGAGGAGCCGTTGAACCGTCCGTGGAACGCCGAGGCCAGCGCCTCGCTGACGGCGTACTGCCATCGCCGGTCCCCGAGGCCCTCGCTCCTCACCGTGGTCGGCGCACAGACCGATGGAGTCCTGCCGGCGACCGGGTCCGCGGTGATCAACAGCCGGCCCGCCGGTATCGAGGAGACCGTGATGCTCGCGGTCGCACAGCCGGGACTCGAACCACCCGACGCTGACACGGTCCGGGACGTGATCGGACGGCTCGCCGAAGAGGTGGAGCTGGTGACAGTGCTGGTCAGCGCGGCGGGCGCGGCCGCCGACACCACGTCGTACCCGCACTTCACCGGCTTCCCCGGACCGATCGGCCTCGCGATCGGTCCGCAGGAGGCGCGGATCGGCGCGTCGACCAAGTCGGTGCCGATCGGACCGGCCTCCCGACCGGCGGCCTGGTACGGGCTGGGCGACGGCACGCGGCTGCCGGACTGGGAACGACTCGGCGACCTGCTGCGCAGCGCCATCTCCGGTACCAACAGAGAAGGATGA
- a CDS encoding glycoside hydrolase family 35 protein, whose protein sequence is MPDFAIGESDFVLDGRPLQIISGALHYFRMHPDTWADRIEKARLMGLNTIETYVPWNAHSPRPGVFDTSGMLDLGRFLREVAAAGLYAIVRPGPYICAELDNGGLPAWLFRDDSTDVRAGVRRYEPAFMSAVTQYLQNVVEIVRPLQIDQGGPVLLVQVENEYGAFGDDQTYLKALADVIRNAGVTVPLVTVDQPTDSMLAAGGLDGVLRTASFGSRVTARLETLRKHQPTGPLMCMEFWDGWFDYWGGRHHTTSAADAAAELDALLAAGASVNIYMFHGGTNFGLSSGANDKGVYRPTVTSYDYDAPLDEAGNPTEKFHAFREVISRYAPVPDAVPSSKPAAPEFTVALSDPIGLLSGLPGTCSEHQELPTLDDLDVRLAIFRTELRQGGPALLTFGEVRDRVQVFLDGAPVGILERERHDRAIMLPHTRGRLELVVEDQGRVNYGPRIGEPKGLIGPVRVGTEELTGWTARGIDLDRVPQLWHSAGPTPSALGIGPTAWRATFETDGESDLFLRTDAWGKGIAWINGFCLGRYWRRGPQETLYVPAPLLEQGTNNLVVLELEVLETPTATFTASPQLGHTDL, encoded by the coding sequence ATGCCTGACTTCGCCATCGGTGAGTCCGACTTCGTCCTGGACGGCCGTCCGTTGCAGATCATCTCCGGCGCCCTGCACTACTTCCGGATGCACCCGGACACCTGGGCGGACCGGATCGAGAAGGCGCGGCTGATGGGGCTCAACACCATCGAGACCTACGTCCCCTGGAACGCGCACAGCCCGCGCCCCGGCGTGTTCGACACGTCCGGGATGCTCGACCTCGGGCGGTTCCTCCGCGAGGTCGCGGCCGCCGGGCTGTACGCGATCGTGCGGCCGGGGCCTTACATCTGTGCGGAGCTGGACAACGGCGGGCTCCCGGCGTGGCTCTTCCGCGACGACAGTACCGATGTCAGGGCCGGGGTACGCCGCTATGAGCCGGCGTTCATGTCAGCAGTCACGCAGTACCTGCAGAATGTGGTGGAGATCGTCCGGCCGCTGCAGATCGATCAGGGCGGTCCGGTGCTGCTTGTGCAGGTCGAGAACGAGTACGGCGCGTTCGGGGACGACCAGACCTACTTGAAGGCGCTGGCCGACGTGATCCGGAACGCCGGCGTCACCGTTCCGCTCGTTACGGTGGATCAGCCGACCGACTCGATGCTCGCGGCCGGCGGACTGGACGGCGTACTGCGGACAGCGTCGTTCGGTTCCCGTGTCACGGCGCGGCTCGAAACGCTGCGGAAGCACCAGCCGACCGGGCCCCTGATGTGCATGGAGTTCTGGGACGGGTGGTTCGACTACTGGGGTGGACGCCACCACACGACGAGCGCGGCCGATGCCGCCGCGGAGCTCGACGCGCTGCTCGCGGCCGGGGCGTCGGTCAACATCTACATGTTCCACGGTGGTACGAACTTCGGACTGTCGAGCGGGGCCAACGACAAGGGCGTGTACCGCCCGACCGTGACGTCGTACGACTACGACGCACCGCTCGACGAGGCGGGGAATCCGACGGAGAAGTTCCACGCGTTCCGGGAGGTCATCTCGCGGTACGCGCCGGTGCCGGACGCCGTGCCGTCCTCGAAGCCGGCCGCGCCGGAGTTCACCGTCGCGCTGTCCGATCCGATCGGGCTCCTCTCCGGCCTGCCCGGCACCTGCTCGGAACATCAGGAACTGCCGACGCTCGACGATCTCGACGTACGGCTTGCGATCTTCCGGACCGAGCTGCGTCAGGGTGGGCCGGCGCTGCTGACGTTCGGCGAGGTCCGCGACCGCGTGCAGGTGTTCCTGGACGGCGCACCGGTCGGCATCCTGGAACGCGAACGCCACGACCGCGCGATCATGCTCCCCCACACCCGCGGCCGGCTCGAGCTCGTCGTCGAGGACCAGGGCCGGGTCAACTACGGTCCTCGCATCGGTGAGCCCAAGGGCCTCATCGGGCCGGTCCGCGTCGGCACCGAGGAACTCACCGGCTGGACCGCCCGCGGGATCGACCTCGACAGGGTTCCGCAACTGTGGCACTCGGCCGGTCCGACGCCGTCCGCGCTCGGCATCGGGCCGACCGCGTGGCGCGCGACGTTCGAGACCGACGGCGAGTCCGACCTGTTCCTGCGAACCGATGCCTGGGGCAAGGGAATCGCCTGGATCAACGGTTTCTGCCTCGGCCGCTACTGGCGCCGCGGCCCCCAGGAAACCCTCTACGTGCCGGCGCCTCTCCTGGAGCAGGGCACCAACAACCTCGTCGTACTCGAACTAGAAGTCCTCGAAACCCCCACAGCAACCTTCACCGCCTCACCGCAACTGGGCCACACCGACCTCTAG
- a CDS encoding EsaB/YukD family protein: MGATYSRVTVVGRRRRMDAVLPVDEPLGKLLPDLMQMLDEPVERWPRRRFLTTVSGEQVAPEYSLASARLGDGAVLRLMAEGELPPAPTVYDITEETVDDLDRRATAFQPKHRRALAGAALVVSVLAGVIALVTQAESDLALFLLLVLTTLTGFVGVVLGRYQRPVVGIPLLAIATGCLSIGLVVWAIAGGWSAPMAFAAGAAGVGIGAVLFAGAGLARGGVLGGSVTVAFAVCWIGGVRLGIDADRVGVVAGALSVLVLGLLPRIGLAMSGLTALDDRRAQGVEVQRTDVHSAINAAHLGIALATVPVAMSSVASAVVMLRTWNGWSISASVLLAFLLASRARLYPLLTEVAVLCAAALSIMLVLTFVLSTKEAGGALIAVGLLVVVGMVAAFGMRPESPQHLQARASQILDAIEVAAMIAFVPLAFGVFDLYAKLLNVA; this comes from the coding sequence ATGGGCGCGACGTACAGCAGGGTGACAGTGGTCGGTCGGCGTCGGCGGATGGACGCCGTACTGCCGGTCGACGAGCCACTCGGCAAGCTGTTGCCGGACCTGATGCAGATGCTGGACGAGCCGGTGGAGCGGTGGCCGCGGCGCAGGTTCCTGACCACCGTCAGCGGGGAGCAGGTGGCGCCGGAGTACAGCCTGGCCAGTGCCCGGCTCGGCGATGGCGCGGTGCTGAGGCTGATGGCCGAGGGCGAGTTGCCGCCGGCTCCGACGGTGTACGACATCACCGAGGAAACCGTGGACGACCTGGATCGCCGGGCGACCGCGTTCCAGCCCAAGCACCGCCGGGCCCTGGCCGGTGCCGCGTTGGTGGTCAGTGTGCTGGCCGGCGTGATTGCTCTGGTCACCCAGGCGGAATCGGACCTGGCGTTGTTCCTGCTGCTGGTGCTCACCACGCTGACCGGCTTCGTCGGCGTTGTGCTCGGCCGCTATCAGCGACCGGTGGTCGGCATCCCGCTGTTGGCGATCGCCACCGGATGTCTCTCGATCGGGCTGGTGGTCTGGGCGATCGCTGGCGGCTGGTCGGCGCCGATGGCGTTCGCGGCCGGTGCGGCCGGGGTGGGAATTGGCGCCGTACTGTTCGCCGGGGCCGGATTGGCCCGTGGCGGCGTGCTCGGCGGCTCCGTCACCGTGGCGTTCGCGGTGTGCTGGATCGGTGGTGTGCGGCTCGGCATCGACGCGGATCGGGTCGGCGTCGTGGCCGGCGCGTTGTCCGTGCTGGTGCTCGGGTTGCTGCCCAGGATCGGGCTGGCGATGTCGGGCTTGACCGCGCTCGACGACCGGCGGGCCCAGGGCGTCGAGGTCCAGCGCACCGACGTACATTCGGCGATCAACGCGGCGCACCTCGGGATCGCGCTGGCCACGGTTCCGGTCGCGATGTCGTCGGTGGCGTCGGCCGTCGTGATGCTGCGGACCTGGAACGGCTGGTCGATCAGCGCCTCGGTGCTGCTGGCGTTCCTGCTCGCGTCCCGAGCGCGGCTGTACCCGCTGCTGACCGAGGTCGCGGTCCTGTGCGCGGCGGCGCTGAGCATCATGCTGGTGCTGACGTTCGTCCTGTCCACCAAGGAAGCCGGAGGCGCCCTGATCGCCGTCGGCCTCCTGGTCGTGGTCGGCATGGTCGCCGCCTTCGGGATGCGTCCGGAGTCACCCCAACACCTCCAGGCCCGCGCCTCACAGATCCTCGACGCGATCGAGGTCGCCGCGATGATCGCCTTCGTACCACTCGCGTTCGGCGTCTTCGACCTGTATGCGAAACTTCTGAACGTCGCCTAA
- a CDS encoding LacI family DNA-binding transcriptional regulator encodes MSSEVRDARRGSKGHPKSGPSIGDVARLAGVSSQTVSRVSTGSEPVKAETRERVLDAMRQLGYAPNLAARALRRGNFRSIGLIAHQVIRTGESKTIEAVIEAARQEGYSVSLVDVESPSSSDVSEAVQHLSHQAIDGLIIIRAETATPAALALPPTMPVAVSDSRFIGHHPAVGADQVGGSRAAVQHLLDLGHATVHHIAGPSDSGPADLRATAWKQTLVKAGREVPEPFGGDWSAEAGYKIGSEIAKRDDVTAVFAANDEMAAGLIHALHEAGRRVPDDVSVVGFDDIDLAAHLWPPLTTVRQEFHQIGHDLVEVIMRQLGGREQLTGYHGTVPAPLIVRQSTAAPRKRRRTRR; translated from the coding sequence ATGTCGAGCGAGGTCAGGGATGCGCGCCGCGGGTCCAAGGGACACCCGAAGTCGGGACCGTCCATCGGCGACGTCGCCCGGTTGGCCGGTGTCTCGTCGCAGACCGTGTCACGCGTGTCCACGGGCTCGGAGCCGGTCAAGGCCGAAACCCGGGAACGGGTACTCGACGCGATGCGGCAACTGGGGTACGCACCGAACCTCGCCGCCCGGGCCCTGCGCCGAGGCAACTTCCGGTCGATCGGTCTGATCGCTCACCAGGTCATCCGGACCGGTGAGTCGAAGACGATCGAGGCGGTCATCGAGGCCGCCCGGCAGGAGGGGTACTCGGTGAGCCTCGTCGACGTCGAGAGTCCGTCCTCGAGCGACGTCAGCGAGGCCGTGCAGCACCTTAGCCACCAGGCGATCGACGGCTTGATCATCATCCGGGCCGAGACCGCGACCCCGGCGGCTCTGGCGCTGCCGCCGACCATGCCGGTCGCGGTGTCCGACTCGCGGTTCATCGGGCACCACCCGGCGGTCGGCGCCGATCAGGTCGGTGGCAGCCGCGCCGCGGTCCAGCACCTGCTGGATCTCGGGCACGCGACCGTCCACCACATCGCGGGGCCAAGCGACTCCGGCCCTGCGGACCTGCGGGCGACCGCCTGGAAGCAGACGTTGGTCAAGGCCGGGCGGGAGGTCCCGGAGCCGTTCGGCGGTGATTGGTCCGCGGAGGCGGGCTACAAGATCGGGAGCGAGATCGCGAAGCGCGACGACGTGACGGCGGTCTTCGCGGCGAACGACGAGATGGCAGCCGGCCTGATCCATGCACTGCACGAGGCCGGCCGCCGGGTGCCGGACGACGTGAGCGTCGTCGGGTTCGACGACATCGACCTCGCCGCCCACCTCTGGCCGCCGCTGACGACGGTCCGGCAGGAGTTCCACCAGATCGGTCACGACCTCGTCGAGGTCATCATGCGGCAGCTCGGCGGGCGGGAGCAGCTGACCGGATACCACGGCACGGTGCCCGCGCCGCTGATCGTCCGGCAGAGCACGGCAGCACCCCGCAAGCGTCGGCGTACCCGCCGCTGA